A DNA window from Salarias fasciatus chromosome 23 unlocalized genomic scaffold, fSalaFa1.1 super_scaffold_20, whole genome shotgun sequence contains the following coding sequences:
- the LOC115384205 gene encoding fidgetin-like yields MQWTPEHSQWAEQHFDISSTTRSPAHKAEAYRAVPGHLQRSATYQYAWANDDISALTASNLLKKYAEKYSGILEMPGSYSEAPVVMNGRKGESEPWQDGVYPMSCIPEGVSVRKGGVAAASEVVSGMCSSPGLASSTLSEPSYSSSSCGSHTATALHSSSMASQEYGPAYSGSYLHSSYSSQSAPTPAIPSPLHSSGLLQPPPPPPSHPTLVPAYNGGSPNLSSYNYPPAGYPAQSAVGPGYSPGGAPPPSSYLPSGIAAPTPLPPSSTLPGYPYQSHNLTPIAPTPLNSSSSNSLKRKAFYMAGQGEIDSSYGNFSYGQARSSADSPMYRVADSSSANGGSNSSGGFDRSAEKSSLPFNPQKQSAMPSEQQQRKYSGQATGGPLTPPAYVSSSLGGSRSADSLASFTSPSLSEQGADDHRLHLSHSAAGPTSSSSTSSSRPAEEQLKTSDPHLLDMVTSEIVQQGPPVDWSDIAGLELAKATLKEEVLWPILRPDMFSSLGPTPRCVLLFGPRGSGRTLLGRCLASQLGAPFLQLSGSTLATKWLADGEKIIRASFLVARCRQPSVLFISEVDMLLSAHLSEESPINQLKGELLAQLDSLLMGSGEDGNQVLVVCSTSRPQDMDEGLRRYFARRVLVPLPDGAARHHILNQLLTQSQHKYCLSEEELGLLVQRTEGFSGLDLARLCQEALVGLLHVSTQGMDMSGMMPRGQIRPLTYQDIDSVFCKFQASISQKEIDTYTEWNKMFGCSQ; encoded by the coding sequence ATGCAGTGGACCCCCGAGCACAGCCAGTGGGCCGAACAGCATTTCGACATCTCCTCCACCACGCGCTCGCCGGCCCACAAGGCCGAGGCCTACAGGGCGGTTCCCGGCCACCTGCAGCGCTCCGCCACCTACCAGTACGCCTGGGCCAATGATGACATCTCGGCGCTCACCGCCTCCAACCTGCTCAAGAAGTACGCCGAAAAGTACTCGGGCATCCTGGAGATGCCGGGTTCATACAGCGAGGCGCCCGTGGTGATGAACGGGCGCAAAGGGGAATCGGAGCCCTGGCAGGATGGCGTTTACCCCATGAGCTGCATCCCAGAGGGGGTTTCCGTCAGGAAAGGAGGGGTGGCGGCGGCCTCGGAGGTGGTGTCTGGCATGTGCAGCTCCCCCGGCCTGGCATCCAGCACCCTGAGCGAGCCCAGctactccagcagcagctgcgggAGCCACACGGCCACCGCCCTCCACTCCTCGTCCATGGCCTCTCAGGAATACGGCCCCGCCTACAGCGGCTCCTACCTGCACAGTAGTTACAGCTCCCAGTCCGCCCCCACCCCGGCGATCCCGTCGCCGCTGCACAGCTCCGGGCTGCTCCAgccgccccctcctccgccgtcGCATCCCACTTTGGTCCCGGCTTACAACGGGGGCTCTCCGAACTTGTCAAGTTATAATTACCCCCCAGCAGGCTACCCAGCTCAGAGTGCAGTCGGACCTGGATACAGCCCCGGCGGagctccccctccctcctcctacCTCCCCTCGGGCATCGCTGCACCCACACCCCTTCCCCCATCCTCGACTTTGCCTGGATACCCGTACCAGAGCCACAACCTGACCCCGATTGCCCCCACCCCTCtcaacagcagctcctccaacTCACTTAAGAGGAAAGCCTTCTACATGGCAGGACAAGGAGAAATAGACTCGTCTTATGGCAACTTCAGCTACGGCCAAGCGCGCAGCTCGGCTGACAGCCCCATGTACCGGGTGGCGGACAGCAGCAGCGCCAACGGAGGCTCCAACAGCTCTGGTGGATTCGACAGGAGCGCCGAGAAGTCGTCTTTACCCTTTAATCCTCAGAAACAGTCCGCCATGCcgtcagagcagcagcaaaGGAAGTACAGCGGCCAGGCAACGGGCGGGCCGCTGACTCCGCCTGCCTACGTCTCCTCCAGCCTCGGAGGTTCTCGTTCCGCAGACTCTCTCGCGAGCTTCACGTCGCCTTCCCTCAGCGAGCAAGGCGCCGACGATCACCGCCTCCACCTCTCCCACTCGGCAGCGGGGCCtacctcctcctcatccacctCCTCGTCGCGGCCTGCCGAAGAGCAGCTAAAAACCAGCGACCCCCACCTCCTGGACATGGTCACCTCTGAAATTGTGCAACAGGGGCCCCCTGTGGATTGGAGTGACATTGCGGGCCTGGAACTGGCCAAGGCGaccctgaaggaggaggtgcTGTGGCCCATTCTGCGTCCGGACATGTTCAGCAGTTTAGGGCCGACGCCACGCTGCGTGTTGCTGTTTGGCCCTCGGGGCAGCGGTAGGACGTTGCTGGGCCGCTGCCTCGCCAGTCAGCTGGGGGCCCCATTCCTCCAGCTCAGCGGCTCCACGCTGGCCACCAAGTGGCTGGCGGACGGAGAGAAAATCATCCGGGCGTCATTCCTGGTGGCGCGCTGCCGGCAGCCCTCGGTGCTGTTCATTAGCGAGGTGGACATGCTCCTGTCGGCCCACCTGAGCGAAGAGAGTCCCATCAACCAGCTGAAGGGCGAGCTCCTCGCCCAGTTGGACTCACTTCTTATGGGTTCAGGCGAGGATGGAAATCAAGTGTTGGTGGTTTGTTCTACAAGCAGACCCCAGGACATGGACGAGGGCTTGCGCAGGTACTTTGCCCGGCGGGTGCTGGTGCCCCTGCCGGACGGCGCGGCCCGGCACCACATCCTGAACCAGCTCCTGACCCAATCTCAGCACAAATACTGCTTgagcgaggaggagctggggctGCTAGTCCAGCGCACAGAGGGCTtctctggactggatctggCCAGACTCTGCCAGGAGGCCCTCGTAGGTCTTTTACACGTCTCCACACAGGGCATGGACATGTCAGGGATGATGCCCAGGGGGCAGATCAGGCCCCTCACCTACCAGGACATTGACAGCGTCTTTTGTAAATTCCAGGCCAGTATATCGCAGAAAGAGATTGACACTTACACTGAGTGGAACAAAATGTTCGGCTGCAGTCAGTGA